The DNA sequence GTCTGCGTAGCGGCCCTGGCCGGGTGCGGGAGTGGCGCGTCCGACACGAAGAAGAGCGCGCGCGAGGGCGCGCACGGCGCGAAGAAGCCGCCGGGCGCCGCCGCGCCCAAGTCGCCGGTCCGGATGATCGGCGACGGCTCCACCGCGTTCACCGGCAAGCAGCCGCTGCTGCCCCGGCCGGAACGGCTGAGGCCGGGGCAGAAGCCGCCGCAGTTCGTGGTCTTCTCCTGGGACGGCGCGGGCGAGGACGGCCAGAAGCTCTTCTCGCACTTCCGCAAGGTCGCCAAGCGCAACAACGCCACCATGACCTACTTCCTCAGCGGTGTGTACATGCTTCCGCAGGAGAAGCGCGCGCTCTACAAACCGCCCCAGCACCTGGCCGGCAGCTCGGACATCGGCTTCAACGACCGCCAGGGAATCAAGGACACCGTGGACCAGCTCCGCGGCGCCTGGCTGGAGGGCAACGAGGTCGGCACGCACTTCAACGGCCACTTCTGCGGCGCGGGCCGGGGCGTCGACGAGTGGTCCGTCGCCGACTGGAAGAGCGAGATCCGGCAGGCCAAGTCCTTTGTGAAGGCCTGGAAGACGAACACGGGCCTCAAGAGCGCGCTGCCGCTGCCCTTCGACTACGACAAGGAGCTCATCGGCGCCCGCACCCCCTGTCTCGAAGGCCGCGCGAACTTCATGCGGGCGGCGCGCGAACTGGGCTTCCGCTACGACACCAGCGGTGTGAACAACCAGCTCTGGCCCGAGAAGAAGGAGGGTCTGTGGGACCTGTCGATGCAGCTCGTCCCCGTCCCCGGGCGCGGCTTCGAGACGCTCACCATGGACTACAACTTCATGGTGAACCAGTCCGGTTCGACCTCCCAGGGCGACCCGTCCCGGCATGAGTACTGGGGCGACCAGATGCGCGACGGCCTGCTGAAGGGCTTCGACCGCGCCTACTACGGAAACCGCGCGCCCCTGATCATCGGCAACCACTTCGAATCCTGGAACGGCGGCACGTACATGCGCGCCATCGAGGAGACCATCGAGCGGGTCTGCACCAAGAGGGACGTGCGGTGCGTGTCCTTCCGGCAGCTCGCTGACTGGCTGGACGCCCAGGACCCGAAGGTCCTCGCCAAGCTCACCGAGCTGGGCGTCGGCAAGGCCCCCAAGGAGGGCTGGCCCGCCTTCCTCTCGGCCCGCCCGGCTCCGGCACCCAAGGGGGTCCCGGGGGCTGAACCGGCCAAGAGGTAGGGGTCCGCGGGACGCGCGGGCGGTGGCGGTCGCGCGGGTCCCTCAGGCCGTGGCGACCGCTTCCTCGCGCAGGACGAAGTCGGGGTCGATCTGGGACGCCAGGTCGGCTCCGGTCCTGGCGTTGCCCCAGCTCTGCGCGTTCTTCAGGTGGAAGTGGACCATCTGGCGCGTGTACCGGTCCCAGTCGCGGTGCTCGTACGTGGCGTCGACGGCGTCCTGAAGCGTCCGCAGGGCGCTGCGGTTGGCGTCCTCCAGGAGGGCGAACCGGGGCGGGCGGCCCTTCTCCATGGCGCGCACCCAGTTCGAGTGCCCGACGGTCACCAGGAGGTCGTCGCCGACCTGCTCGCGCAGGAAGTCGATGTCGTCCTGGCCCTGGACCTTGTTGCCCACGACCTTCAGGGCCACGCCGAAGTCGTGTGCGTAGTCGCGGTACTGGCGGTAGACGGAGACCCCCTTCCTGGTCGGCTCGGCGACGAGGAACGTCATGTCGAAGCGGGTGAACATCCCTGAGGCGAAGGAGTCCGAGCCCGCGGTCATGTCGACGACGGCGTACTCGTCACGGCCGTCGACCAGGTGGTTCAGACACAGCTCCACCGCTCCGGTCTTGGAGTGGTAGCAGGCGACACCGAGGTCGGCTTCGGTGAACGGCCCGGTGACCATCAAACGCACGGCGCCGCCGTCGAGTTCCACCGGCCGCGCGCAGGCGTCGTACACCGGGTTCTGCTCGCGGAGCCGCAGCAGCCGGGAGCCGTCGCCGGGCGGCGTCGTCTTGATCATCGTCTCCGCGGAGGCGATGCGCGGGTTGGCGCCGCGCAGATAGTCCTTGATCAGCGGCAGGCGCGCGCCCATGGCGGGCAGCTCGGCGGCCTGCTCGTCGTCGAGGCCGAGCGCGGGGCCGAGGTGCTGGTTGATGTCGGCGTCCACCGCGACGACGGGTGCGCCGGTGGCGGCGAGGTGTCGGATGAAGAGCGAGGACAGCGTGGTCTTGCCGCTGCCGCCCTTCCCCACGAAAGCGATTTTCATGGTCGGTTAGCGTAGCGGCGGGCCCGGCGGCGGACGGGCCCCCGAGTGAAGAAGACCACTCCTTCGTGGGGCGGCGGCCCCGAGTGCGTAGGGTCGTACTCATGAGTACGACACCTGATCCGCTGGCTCCCCTGGGCGCCCTGCCCGGCGTCCCGGAAGCCGTGGACTCCGTGCGCAAGGCAGTGGACCGCGTCTACGGACACCGGATCATGCGCCGCCGCAGCAACGAGATCACCTCGGAGGCCGCGCTGCGCGGCGCCCGTGGCTCCGCCGTGCTGTCCGGTGCCGAGTGGGCGCTCGAAGAGGTGCGCAGGCGCAGCGACTTCAGTGGTGACGCCGAGGCGCGCGTCGTGGGCGCCGCGCTGCGGCTCACGGCCGAGGCGGGGCAGCTGCTGTCCATCTGGCGGCAGTCGCCGCTGCGGGTCCTCGCGCGGCTGCACCTGGTCGCGGCGGCCGACTCGGACGAGGCGGCGGGCCGCCCACGGCTCGCGGGCGAGCCGGTCGACGAACCCCTGGACGGGCCCTCGTCCGCGCTGGCGCTGCCGGACGCCGACGAGGTGGCGGGGCGCCTGGAGGGGCTCTCGCGCATCGTCGTCGCGGGCAGCTCCGCACCCGCCCTGGTGCTGGCGTCCGTGGTGCACGGCGAGCTCGCGGTGCTGCGGCCCTTCGGTTCGCACAACGGCCTGGTCGCGCGCGCGGCCGAGCGCATCGTGTTGGTGGGCAGTGGGCTCGACCCGAAGTCGGTGTGCCCGGCCGAGGCGGGCCACGCGGAGCTGGGGCGCGACGCCTACGCGGCGGCGCTCGCGGGCTACGCGTCCGGCACGGCGGAGGGGCTCGCTGCCTGGATCGCCCACTGCGGCAAGGCCGTTGAGCTGGGCGTCAGGGAGTCGACGGCGGTGTGCGAGGCGCTGCAGCGGGGCGCCGCCTAGGGCGAGGTCCTGGGGTGTGCGATCGGCCCTGAAGCCCCGGGGTGTGCGATCGGCCCCGAAGAGGGTTGCCGACCGGCCCTGAACAGGGTTGCGGCGGTACGAGGATTCGTACCGCCGCTGGCATGTTCACCGGGGTACCAAGCGTCCTCGAATCATGTGCCCATCAGGTCGGGAACCTTGCCCGTCACCTGGTGCGGCTGGCCCGTAATCGACGGGTCGACGTCGCGTGGGTGCTCGGTGTCCATGCTTCGGTCCGTGGGGCCAATTCTGCGGTTGAAGGTAATCCTCTCGGATGTCCTTGGTCTCGCGGGCCGTTGAATCCTTTGTACTACGGTCCTCCGGGAAGCGGAAGCCCTGACCGCACTTCTTTACTTTTAGGTTCAAACAAGGGCGAATCGGGCGCTGCTTTCCGGGTGCCCCTCGAAGCCCGGTCGCATCCCTACGCGCGCGTGCCTGTCGCGTCCCTCGAGGGGTCCCTCGTGCCGCCCGGTGGCGCGGAGCGGGTCAGCTCGCCGCCGCGGCGCGGCGACGGGTGGCGAACCAGACCAGGCCCGCGGTGGCCGCGGCGGCCCCCACGGCCGCCGCGGCGACGAGCGCGGGGCGCGGCGGCGCGGGCAGGCGCTGCTTGAGCCGCACCGGGCGGTGGA is a window from the Streptomyces spectabilis genome containing:
- a CDS encoding oxidoreductase, giving the protein MSTTPDPLAPLGALPGVPEAVDSVRKAVDRVYGHRIMRRRSNEITSEAALRGARGSAVLSGAEWALEEVRRRSDFSGDAEARVVGAALRLTAEAGQLLSIWRQSPLRVLARLHLVAAADSDEAAGRPRLAGEPVDEPLDGPSSALALPDADEVAGRLEGLSRIVVAGSSAPALVLASVVHGELAVLRPFGSHNGLVARAAERIVLVGSGLDPKSVCPAEAGHAELGRDAYAAALAGYASGTAEGLAAWIAHCGKAVELGVRESTAVCEALQRGAA
- a CDS encoding ATP-binding protein, with amino-acid sequence MKIAFVGKGGSGKTTLSSLFIRHLAATGAPVVAVDADINQHLGPALGLDDEQAAELPAMGARLPLIKDYLRGANPRIASAETMIKTTPPGDGSRLLRLREQNPVYDACARPVELDGGAVRLMVTGPFTEADLGVACYHSKTGAVELCLNHLVDGRDEYAVVDMTAGSDSFASGMFTRFDMTFLVAEPTRKGVSVYRQYRDYAHDFGVALKVVGNKVQGQDDIDFLREQVGDDLLVTVGHSNWVRAMEKGRPPRFALLEDANRSALRTLQDAVDATYEHRDWDRYTRQMVHFHLKNAQSWGNARTGADLASQIDPDFVLREEAVATA